The segment GACGCTCCGGCTAAATCAGCCCCCAATGTGATTAAAGGCAAGGCAATCCCGGGGATAAAGAATATCGTTGCCGTAGCTTCTGGCAAAGGAGGCGTTGGAAAATCTACGGTTACCGCCAATTTGGGTGTTACTTTAGCGAAAATGGGATTTAGTGTTGGGATCTTAGATGCAGATATTTATGGACCCTCAATGCCAATCATGTATGATGTTGAATTAGAAAGACCTTTAGCGGTTAATATTGACGGAAAGTCAAAAATGCGACCTGTAGAAAACTATGGTGTAAAAATATTATCTATTGGGTTTTTCACTAAACCAGATCAAGCTGTAGTTTGGAGAGGACCAATGGCGGCAAAAGCGTTAAATCAAATGATTTTTGATGCAGCTTGGGGAGAATTAGACTTTTTACTGATTGATTTACCTCCTGGTACTGGTGATATTCATTTGAGTATCATGCAGTCCTTACCAATTACGGGAGCTGTGATTGTAAGTACACCGCAACACGTAGCTTTAGCAGATGCTAAAAAAGGTGTTGCTATGTTTCAACAAGATAGTATCGATGTACCGGTATTAGGTATTATTGAAAATATGGCCTATTTTACACCAGATGAACTACCTGAAAACAAGTATTATATCTTCGGGAAAGAAGGTGCGAAGCAGCTCTCAGAAGATCTTGGAGTGCCCTTTTTAGGAGAGATACCATTAGTGCAGAGTATACGAGAGGCAGGAGATGTAGGTAGACCAGC is part of the Formosa sp. Hel1_31_208 genome and harbors:
- a CDS encoding Mrp/NBP35 family ATP-binding protein; protein product: MKLQKQDILKALETISAPGEGQNMVESGAVTNVVTFADEVVVDITITNPSLQAKKKTQVDIMKTIHEIVYEKAKITVNVKVDAPAKSAPNVIKGKAIPGIKNIVAVASGKGGVGKSTVTANLGVTLAKMGFSVGILDADIYGPSMPIMYDVELERPLAVNIDGKSKMRPVENYGVKILSIGFFTKPDQAVVWRGPMAAKALNQMIFDAAWGELDFLLIDLPPGTGDIHLSIMQSLPITGAVIVSTPQHVALADAKKGVAMFQQDSIDVPVLGIIENMAYFTPDELPENKYYIFGKEGAKQLSEDLGVPFLGEIPLVQSIREAGDVGRPAALQTATPIEKAFEKLTQNVVQEVVRRNDSLPPTEAIKITTMAGCSAVKKT